The Nitrospira sp. SG-bin1 genome window below encodes:
- a CDS encoding heme ABC transporter permease yields MSEAVGEIIRRDLLLAMRRRSDAAMSVFFLVIVVSLFPLGVGPEPAVLRTIGPGVLWVAALLACLLSLSRVFTGDYLDGALEQMVLIPQPLAVLVVGKVLAHWVISGLPVVLLSPLLGLQFGLSGESLGILVLSLLLGTPTLSMIGAIGAALVLGVRGSGLLVALLVLPLYVPVLIFGAGAVTSSMAGIGGEANLSLLGACLVLSLFLAPWATAAALRIALE; encoded by the coding sequence ATGTCGGAAGCCGTCGGAGAAATCATCCGGCGGGATTTGTTACTCGCCATGCGACGCCGTTCGGACGCGGCGATGTCGGTGTTTTTTCTGGTCATCGTGGTCAGTCTCTTTCCGTTAGGTGTCGGACCGGAACCGGCGGTGTTACGGACTATCGGACCGGGTGTGTTGTGGGTGGCCGCTCTCTTGGCCTGTCTGCTGTCGCTGAGTCGTGTCTTTACCGGGGACTATCTGGACGGTGCCCTCGAACAAATGGTGCTGATTCCTCAGCCCTTGGCGGTGTTGGTGGTCGGGAAGGTGTTGGCCCATTGGGTGATCTCCGGACTCCCTGTGGTGCTGCTCTCGCCTCTGCTCGGCCTTCAATTCGGGTTGAGCGGCGAATCGCTGGGAATTCTCGTGCTGTCGCTCTTGCTTGGGACGCCAACGTTGAGTATGATTGGTGCGATCGGCGCCGCATTAGTACTTGGCGTGCGCGGGAGTGGTCTACTGGTTGCCCTCCTGGTGCTTCCACTCTACGTTCCAGTATTGATCTTCGGGGCCGGTGCCGTGACCAGCAGTATGGCTGGAATCGGTGGCGAAGCTAATTTGTCGCTGCTCGGGGCTTGTCTCGTACTCTCGCTCTTTTTGGCGCCCTGGGCCACGGCAGCGGCGTTGCGTATCGCGCTAGAATAA
- a CDS encoding heme ABC transporter permease, protein MNWSKYSAPQAFYPLAGRLIPWFSAVAVLLMGVGLYLGFFVAPTDFQQGDAYRIIFVHVPAAWMSMFLYVVMAVWAGVGMGLNARLSFMMAQAIAPTGAMFTFLALLTGAMWGKPTWGAWWVWDARLTSELILLFQYAGVMLLRTSMDEVRRADRSSAVFALVGVVNVPIIYFSVQWWNTLHQGASVSMATGSKMAATMLTAMLIMTLAFWLYSIAVILARVRCIMVERESLPLWEGKSTAIQEAAEAR, encoded by the coding sequence GTGAATTGGTCGAAATATTCAGCGCCTCAAGCCTTTTATCCTCTGGCCGGCCGACTCATTCCCTGGTTTTCGGCCGTGGCGGTTCTCTTGATGGGGGTAGGACTCTATCTGGGATTTTTCGTCGCGCCGACCGATTTTCAGCAGGGTGACGCGTATCGCATCATCTTCGTCCATGTCCCGGCCGCGTGGATGTCGATGTTCCTCTATGTCGTCATGGCCGTGTGGGCCGGCGTCGGAATGGGACTCAACGCGCGCCTGTCCTTCATGATGGCGCAGGCAATCGCTCCTACCGGGGCCATGTTTACCTTCTTGGCGTTGCTAACCGGGGCGATGTGGGGGAAGCCGACATGGGGAGCCTGGTGGGTGTGGGATGCCAGGCTGACTTCTGAACTGATTCTGCTATTTCAGTATGCGGGCGTCATGTTGTTACGCACGTCGATGGATGAGGTACGCCGCGCGGACCGATCAAGTGCTGTATTCGCGTTGGTCGGGGTCGTGAACGTGCCGATCATCTATTTTTCCGTGCAGTGGTGGAATACGTTGCATCAAGGGGCGTCGGTCAGCATGGCCACGGGCTCGAAGATGGCCGCCACGATGTTGACCGCCATGCTCATCATGACGCTGGCGTTCTGGCTCTACAGCATCGCCGTCATCCTTGCGCGCGTCCGCTGTATCATGGTGGAGCGGGAATCCCTGCCCCTGTGGGAGGGAAAATCGACTGCGATTCAGGAAGCGGCGGAGGCTCGCTGA
- a CDS encoding sodium:dicarboxylate symporter gives MAEPSTGLIARWQAIPLYARIVMALVLGVMVGLMWDSEAAILAVPGKLVLRLLGALAPALILAAIVHTFMTTQLGGPLAARLPRLLLLNTLVAIIVGLTIANVIQPGQGAGLTPPSPHEETTKAVNPLALFLENVPKSLLGPLGDDGKVIGVIFIAVAFGMALRNERERPLGTVGHFVELFLEALITMLHWIIAVVPFAVFGIVASIVGTEGFAPFKALGVFVLSVLLALAIQAAYYLVRIRFGSWVRPVDLIRGGRDALVMAFSTASSTATMPVTYAVLKERVGLREQSASMGALVGANFNNDGTALYEAMAALFIAQMIGMDLTVQQQVMVVLTSIIASVGAAGIPEAGLVTMTMVFTAVGLPVQYIPVLLTVDWFLDRCRTAINVMGDMNVSCLLDGKQTHAP, from the coding sequence ATCGCTGAGCCAAGTACAGGCCTGATTGCGCGGTGGCAGGCAATCCCGCTCTATGCCCGCATCGTGATGGCCTTGGTGCTTGGCGTCATGGTCGGACTTATGTGGGACAGCGAGGCGGCTATACTCGCGGTACCGGGAAAGCTGGTCTTACGTCTCCTCGGTGCGCTCGCGCCGGCGCTGATCCTCGCGGCGATTGTCCATACGTTCATGACGACGCAGCTCGGCGGGCCGCTCGCGGCGCGGCTGCCGCGATTATTATTGCTGAACACATTGGTCGCGATCATAGTTGGCCTGACGATCGCCAATGTCATTCAACCAGGTCAGGGCGCAGGTCTCACGCCGCCGTCTCCGCATGAGGAAACCACCAAGGCGGTCAATCCGCTCGCACTCTTTCTTGAGAATGTGCCGAAGAGTCTGTTGGGACCGCTGGGTGACGATGGGAAAGTGATCGGCGTCATCTTCATCGCCGTCGCGTTCGGCATGGCGCTCCGCAATGAGCGAGAACGGCCGCTCGGCACGGTGGGGCATTTTGTCGAGTTGTTTCTGGAGGCATTGATCACGATGTTGCACTGGATCATCGCGGTGGTGCCGTTTGCTGTTTTCGGCATTGTCGCGAGCATCGTGGGCACGGAGGGTTTCGCACCGTTCAAGGCGCTCGGGGTCTTTGTGCTGAGTGTGCTGCTCGCGCTCGCAATCCAGGCGGCGTATTACCTCGTCCGCATCCGGTTTGGTTCATGGGTGCGCCCGGTGGATCTGATTCGCGGCGGACGGGACGCACTGGTGATGGCGTTCTCCACGGCCAGCTCGACCGCCACGATGCCGGTGACGTACGCGGTGCTCAAGGAACGTGTGGGATTGCGCGAGCAATCCGCGAGCATGGGGGCGCTGGTCGGCGCGAATTTCAACAACGACGGCACCGCGCTCTATGAGGCGATGGCGGCCTTGTTCATCGCCCAAATGATCGGGATGGATCTCACGGTTCAGCAGCAGGTTATGGTCGTGCTGACGAGCATTATTGCCTCGGTCGGCGCGGCCGGGATTCCCGAAGCTGGCCTCGTGACGATGACCATGGTCTTTACCGCCGTCGGGTTGCCCGTGCAATACATTCCTGTCTTACTCACCGTGGATTGGTTTCTCGATCGCTGTCGCACGGCCATCAACGTCATGGGCGATATGAACGTCAGTTGCCTCCTGGATGGGAAGCAAACACACGCTCCCTGA
- a CDS encoding heme ABC transporter ATP-binding protein CcmA, whose product MLQAVALSCRRGERRLFSDLTVKVERGTLLAVVGENGSGKTSLLRIFTSLLAPEKGSVLWEGQDIHRLKELYSGQLTYIGHLNGIKDDLTPLENLMSAMALSGESCSGNGASEALEAIGLKRPIHQLPSKVLSQGQKRRVALARLWLSSRPLWLLDEPFTSLDAASTGVVTQRLLAHLQRGGLAVLVTHQDIALPTEMIQRLRLAG is encoded by the coding sequence ATGTTGCAAGCTGTTGCACTGAGTTGCCGTCGCGGTGAACGCCGGTTGTTTTCAGACCTCACCGTGAAGGTTGAGCGGGGAACCCTGTTGGCGGTGGTGGGTGAGAACGGGAGCGGAAAAACCAGTCTGCTCCGGATCTTCACCAGTTTGTTGGCTCCCGAGAAGGGATCGGTGTTGTGGGAAGGGCAAGACATTCATCGACTCAAAGAGCTCTATTCGGGGCAACTGACCTATATCGGGCATCTCAACGGAATCAAGGATGATCTCACGCCGCTTGAAAATCTGATGAGCGCGATGGCTTTGTCCGGAGAATCCTGTTCCGGTAATGGCGCAAGTGAGGCGTTGGAGGCGATCGGGCTCAAGCGCCCCATTCATCAGTTGCCGTCCAAGGTGCTCTCGCAAGGCCAAAAGCGCCGGGTCGCTTTAGCAAGGCTCTGGCTCTCCTCGCGACCCTTGTGGCTCTTGGATGAACCGTTCACGTCCCTCGACGCGGCGTCCACGGGCGTGGTCACTCAGCGGCTTCTCGCGCATTTGCAACGTGGAGGACTGGCGGTCTTGGTCACCCACCAGGACATCGCGCTTCCCACGGAGATGATCCAACGCTTGAGGCTCGCTGGATGA